Proteins from one Amycolatopsis benzoatilytica AK 16/65 genomic window:
- a CDS encoding DUF3093 domain-containing protein, producing the protein MADRVNTAATGVVAHSERLYLPWWGWILPMAGAILLGVEVHLGYPSIPMWIPLGIAVPVMAALLLSLGRARVRITGGDEPELWVGDAHLPLRYVGEIKIVQGDAKRHALGRDGDPAAFVVHRGWVGPAIRLTLTDPADPTPYWLFSTRKPEKVAELLRGA; encoded by the coding sequence GTGGCTGACCGCGTGAACACCGCCGCGACGGGCGTCGTCGCACACTCCGAACGGCTGTACCTGCCGTGGTGGGGCTGGATCCTGCCGATGGCCGGGGCCATTCTGCTCGGCGTCGAGGTCCACCTCGGCTATCCGTCGATCCCGATGTGGATCCCGCTGGGCATCGCGGTGCCGGTGATGGCCGCCTTGCTGCTGTCGCTCGGCCGCGCCCGGGTCCGGATCACCGGCGGGGACGAGCCGGAGCTGTGGGTCGGCGACGCGCACCTGCCGTTGCGCTACGTCGGCGAGATCAAGATCGTCCAGGGCGACGCGAAGCGGCACGCGCTGGGCCGCGACGGCGACCCGGCCGCGTTCGTGGTGCACCGCGGCTGGGTGGGGCCGGCGATCCGGCTGACCCTGACCGACCCGGCCGACCCGACGCCGTACTGGCTGTTCAGCACCCGCAAGCCGGAGAAGGTCGCCGAACTGCTGCGCGGCGCCTGA
- the dut gene encoding dUTP diphosphatase, giving the protein MSSVQVLLQRLDPGVPPPAYARPGDAGADLVTTSDIVLGPGERGVVGTGVAIALPPGYAGFVHPRSGLAARVGLSVVNTPGTIDSGYRGEIRVCLVNHDPREKIVLSRGDRIAQLVVQRVEHADFVEVAELGETERGAGGYGSTGGHATLVPGAGDTGAGTGEGTER; this is encoded by the coding sequence GTGTCCAGCGTTCAGGTCCTCCTTCAGCGGCTCGACCCCGGCGTCCCGCCGCCCGCCTACGCCCGGCCCGGCGACGCCGGGGCCGATCTCGTCACCACCTCGGATATCGTGCTCGGACCCGGCGAACGCGGGGTCGTCGGCACCGGGGTCGCGATCGCGCTGCCGCCCGGGTACGCCGGGTTCGTGCACCCGCGCTCCGGGCTCGCGGCTCGCGTCGGCTTGTCGGTGGTGAACACTCCCGGAACGATCGACTCGGGCTACCGCGGCGAGATCCGGGTGTGCCTGGTCAACCACGACCCGCGCGAGAAGATCGTGCTGTCCCGGGGCGACCGGATCGCGCAGCTCGTCGTGCAGCGCGTCGAGCACGCCGACTTCGTCGAGGTGGCCGAACTGGGCGAGACTGAACGCGGCGCCGGAGGTTACGGCTCGACCGGCGGGCACGCCACACTGGTACCCGGCGCCGGAGACACCGGCGCGGGCACCGGGGAAGGAACGGAACGATAG
- a CDS encoding DUF3710 domain-containing protein — protein sequence MGIFGRKRRSGGDETGGVTSEDAERDVDTAGEADDVLDDAFDDQLSATPDGPFDVADAEEDGIPRIDLGSVKVPVPDGSQVQVEMDPDEGGVRAVHVVTEIGQITVSAYAAPKSGGLWREVSDELADQLRTDGAKVNVGRGEWGMELSAIVGDVALRFVGVDGPRWMLRGVIAGPQSTAAQAPEVLRAIVRATVVDRGNSPMPVRTPLPITLPEAVAQHIAEQQG from the coding sequence GTGGGGATTTTCGGACGCAAGCGCCGGTCCGGCGGGGACGAGACCGGGGGCGTCACCTCCGAGGACGCCGAGCGCGACGTCGACACCGCCGGCGAAGCCGACGACGTCCTCGACGACGCCTTCGACGACCAGCTTTCGGCGACGCCGGACGGCCCCTTCGACGTCGCCGACGCCGAGGAGGACGGCATCCCTCGGATCGACCTCGGCTCGGTCAAGGTGCCGGTGCCCGACGGGTCGCAGGTGCAGGTCGAGATGGACCCGGACGAGGGCGGCGTGCGCGCGGTGCACGTCGTGACCGAGATCGGGCAGATCACCGTGAGCGCGTACGCCGCGCCCAAGTCCGGCGGGCTGTGGCGCGAGGTCAGCGACGAGCTCGCCGACCAGCTGCGGACCGACGGGGCGAAGGTCAACGTCGGGCGCGGCGAATGGGGCATGGAGCTTTCCGCCATCGTCGGCGACGTGGCGCTGCGGTTCGTCGGGGTCGACGGGCCCCGGTGGATGCTGCGCGGGGTGATCGCCGGGCCGCAGTCGACGGCGGCACAGGCGCCGGAGGTGCTGCGGGCGATCGTGCGGGCGACGGTGGTGGACCGGGGGAATTCGCCGATGCCGGTGCGGACTCCGCTGCCGATCACGTTGCCGGAAGCGGTCGCGCAGCACATCGCCGAACAGCAGGGCTGA